In Bacteroidota bacterium, a genomic segment contains:
- a CDS encoding VWA domain-containing protein, with the protein MCFARPFFFILLAVIPVLIAHYWYYNNSNTPEIGVSGSEGFSNTAKTFRQRIRHLPFILRMLTVALIIIILARPQTSFDRNDFKVEGIDMLLAMDISGSMLAEDFKPNRLDASKEVAMNFIDGRPNDRIGLVIFSSEAFMQCPLTIDHTRLKSLFSSVKSGVIADGTAIGDGLGLSVYHIRKSEAISKVVILLTDGINNTGSMDPMTAAEIAKKFGVRVYTIGVGTKGMAPYPFQTNFGIQYQNIEVQIDEDLLRNIAQTTGGEYFRATDKQKLDEIYKQIDKLEKSKIDVTKFTKKKEEYLVFALLAAGFFLLEILLKLTVFKKIP; encoded by the coding sequence ATTTGTTTTGCCCGGCCGTTTTTCTTTATATTACTGGCGGTGATTCCTGTGCTCATCGCACATTATTGGTATTATAATAACAGTAATACCCCTGAAATTGGCGTGTCCGGTTCAGAGGGATTTTCCAATACAGCCAAAACATTTCGTCAGCGTATCAGGCACCTGCCGTTTATACTGCGGATGCTTACGGTAGCGCTTATTATAATTATTCTGGCGCGTCCGCAAACAAGTTTTGACCGGAATGATTTCAAAGTTGAGGGAATTGATATGCTGCTTGCTATGGATATTTCAGGCAGTATGCTTGCGGAAGATTTCAAACCCAATCGTCTCGATGCATCGAAGGAAGTGGCAATGAATTTTATTGACGGAAGACCCAATGACCGTATCGGTCTGGTGATTTTTAGTTCTGAAGCATTTATGCAATGCCCGCTTACCATCGATCATACAAGACTTAAATCGTTGTTCTCGTCTGTAAAGAGCGGTGTTATTGCTGATGGTACGGCCATCGGCGACGGGCTGGGGCTTTCGGTTTATCATATTCGCAAAAGCGAAGCCATCAGCAAGGTAGTGATATTGCTTACCGACGGTATCAACAATACGGGTTCCATGGATCCAATGACCGCCGCTGAAATTGCGAAGAAATTTGGTGTGCGTGTTTACACTATCGGAGTTGGAACAAAAGGTATGGCGCCATATCCGTTTCAGACTAATTTCGGAATTCAGTACCAGAACATCGAAGTGCAGATTGATGAAGACCTGCTTCGCAATATCGCGCAAACTACAGGCGGAGAGTACTTCAGGGCAACCGATAAACAAAAACTCGATGAGATTTATAAACAGATTGATAAACTTGAGAAATCAAAAATTGACGTAACAAAATTTACGAAAAAGAAAGAGGAATATCTTGTTTTTGCACTGCTTGCAGCGGGGTTCTTTCTGTTGGAAATACTATTAAAATTGACTGTTTTTAAGAAAATTCCCTGA